The proteins below come from a single Littorina saxatilis isolate snail1 unplaced genomic scaffold, US_GU_Lsax_2.0 scaffold_1829, whole genome shotgun sequence genomic window:
- the LOC138954289 gene encoding uncharacterized protein, whose product MAGVLLLSCFLLAVAGMISVQSPTHLVRKDAQQLTEEPLREKRTAPSQTGKSDDGLGAVVAQLVSELSSLKDKQHALEISQLTAKSELQSTKSELQSTKSELQSTMGELQNSQSKIETKVKNFSLSASTFKKEPG is encoded by the exons ATGGCGGGCGTGTTGCTGTTGTCCTGTTTTTTGCTGGCCGTTGCTGGGATGATCAGCGTGCAATCACCAACACACCTTGTCCGGAAGGATGCGCAACAACTGACGGAAGAGCCGCTACGGGAGAAAAGGACGGCTCCATCACAAACAGG CAAGAGTGACGACGGTCTGGGGGCAGTGGTGGCCCAGCTGGTGTCCGAACTCTCCTCCCTGAAGGACAAGCAGCACGCTCTGGAGATCAGTCAGCTTACTGCAAAGTCAGAACTTCAGTCAACCAAGTCAGAACTTCAGTCAACCAAGTCAGAACTTCAGTCAACCATGGGAGAACTTCAAAACTCACAGTCGAAGATAGAAACTAAAGTGAAAAATTTCTCACTCTCAGCATCGACCTTCAAAAAGGAACCAGGTTAG